A portion of the Chiroxiphia lanceolata isolate bChiLan1 chromosome 10, bChiLan1.pri, whole genome shotgun sequence genome contains these proteins:
- the LOC116791732 gene encoding alpha-tectorin-like, with translation MAPVTCSLPCVEGCVCDSGYLLYHDQCVPSQQCGCWHNGQHYPVGSEFWTDNSCSSKCTCPARGSKVQCFEASCPAGQYCGVQGGKPVCLEHSYGTCHVHGDPHYNTFDKVTHNFMGNCTYTLAKVCSNTTSLPYFNVEAKNEHRGNSRVSYVREVLVEVYGQRVAILKQEKSQVLVNGVRQTLPVRAAGGAITVSKSGRYVVLETDFSLTVSYDTDHSVEVKVPTTYFNLTCGMCGNFNNRRDDEYMMPNGQQAADSNALGESWQVPDSDPSCGVPVPSPPCSAEEEELYKSDRFCGILTSRPSSFETCHSVINPQSYFDTCLYDLCALNGGQEFLCAALEAYADACQAAGVTLLPWRNATFCREFP, from the exons ATGGCTCCAGTCACCTGCAGCCTGCCGTGCGtggagggctgtgtgtgtgacagcGGGTACCTGCTCTACCACGACCAATGTGTGCCCAGCCAGCAGTGTGGGTGTTGGCACAACGGGCAGCACTACCCCGTGGGCTCTGAGTTCTGGACGGACAACAGCTGCTCCTCCAAGTGCACGTGTCCCGCACGGGGAAGCAAAGTCCAGTGTTTCGAAGCCTCATGCCCTGCGGGCCAGTACTGCGGGGTGCAGGGTGGGAAACCCGTGTGCCTCGAACACTCCTACGGCACCTGTCACGTCCACGGGGACCCTCACTACAACACCTTTGACAAGGTGACGCACAACTTCATGGGCAACTGCACCTACACCCTGGCCAAAGTGTGCTCCAACACCACCTCCCTGCCCTACTTCAATGTGGAGGCCAAGAACGAGCATCGTGGCAACAGCAGGGTGTCCTATGTGCGCGAAGTGCTGGTTGAGGTGTACGGACAGCGCGTTGCCATCCTCAAGCAGGAGAAGAGCCAAGTGCTG GTGAACGGCGTGCGCCAGACCCTGCCGGTGAGGGCAGCGGGAGGTGCGATCACGGTGAGCAAGAGCGGCCGCTACGTCGTCCTGGAGACAGACTTCAGCCTCACAGTGTCCTATGACACTGACCACTCGGTGGAGGTGAAGGTGCCCACCACCTACTTCAACCTGACCTGTGGCATGTGCGGGAACTTCAACAACCGGAGAGACGACGAATACATGATGCCCAACGGGCAGCAAGCCGCAGACTCCAATGCGCTGGGGGAGAGCTGGCAGGTCCCAGACAGTGACCCCTCTTGCGGTGTCCCcgtcccctccccaccctgcagtgcagaggaggaggagctctACAAGTCGGACCGCTTCTGTGGCATACTGACCAGCAGGCCCAGCTCTTTTGAGACGTGCCACAGTGTGATCAACCCCCAGAGCTACTTTGACACCTGCCTCTACGACCTTTGTGCCCTGAATGGTGGCCAGGAGtttctgtgtgctgctctggaggCCTACGCTGACGCGTGCCAGGCAGCCGGCGTGACTCTTCTGCCCTGGAGGAATGCTACCTTCTGCCGTGAGTTTCCATAG
- the LOC116791733 gene encoding IgGFc-binding protein-like, giving the protein MTPTTPGTTITTPSEETPTSTPMPGTETCVVEGDPHYHTFDKQLHNFMGTCTYTLSKLCESNSSLPYFNVEAANEHRRGNTRVSYVRYVDVDVADQRIRLGQGGVVTVNGVAEILPCSPSAGVQVLSSGFYTMVMTDFGLRVKFDGVHRVEVTLPSTFGQKVCGMCGNYNGMAADDFLNPEGMLEPDSTSLGNSWEVSKNSSCSAGPLPTPACNDTDEQVVASNRFCGLLIDTSGPFQICHAVLSPSSYFETCSYDLCELGLDQETLCKSLQSYADACQALGVQIPVWRNTTFCPITCPANSHYEPCAAACPATCFDPMAPVTCSLPCVEGCVCDSGYLLYHDQCVPSQQCGCWHNGQHYPVGSEFWTDNSCSSKCTCPARGSKVQCFEASCPAGQYCGVQGGKPVCLEHSYGICHVHGDPHYNTFDKVTHNFMGNCTYTLAKVCSNTTSLPYFNVEAKNEHRGNSRVSYVREVLVEVYGQRIAILKQEKSQVLVNGVRQTLPVRAAGGAITVSKSGRYVVLETDFSLTVSYDTDHSVEVKVPTTYFNLTCGMCGNFNNRRDDEYMMPNGQQAADSNALGESWQVPDSDPSCGVPVPSPLCSAEEEELYKSDHFCGILTSRPSSFETCHSVINPQSYFDTCLYDLCALNGGQEFLCAALEAYADACQAAGVTLLPWRNATFCPLKCPSNSSYDPCMTGCPATCVDRQAPQNCSKPCVEGCACTSGFLLSGDTCVPEAQCGCLFEDNYYSEGEYSVNENCTRRCRCEANGQMVCSALSCGEEEVCKIQNGQRDCYPASTALCHIYGDPHYSTFDGKLHHFQGSCNYTVVTGCDNSSIGFSVTTRNEHRGSQSWTALNSVALSLEGLHVALRERKAVYVNGALVSLPASPAPGVTISLSGSYVHVSTKLGLQLQFNGDHELLVKVSEKHKGKLCGLCGTYTGSQQDDFMRPDGVVVPDFNDFGASWMVPDDEWLCDPAIGPPVSCSPAEEEAANEQCSILTHLGGPFQPCHAVLSPQTYFESCVYDQCATGNSTEQLCNDLGAYATGCVEAGVALGDWSAGTVCAPTPSPPLPDTTTLPPHTTTSPAPGTSTAPPTDCNFTCTFDKDFCGWVQADYSSIDWIRNKGPTPTPNTGPSSDHTTGDGYYIYLQGTDDALSGFVAVLVGPVCSWEGTHCFRFWYHMYGNSEMALRVYVAKDSEQVEVWNQEGNHGDMWHLGEVTVHITGNTQILLEGQWGEDARSNVALDDLSIEKGSCAGEPTATPTIPQPGTTTQTTLRPPTTPSGTTSGPLPSTPSTPLPNITTQTTTRPPTTPPGTTSAPTPSPPLPDTTTLPPHTTTSPAPGTSTAPPTDCNFTCTFDKDFCGWVQADYSSIDWIRNKGPTPTPNTGPSSDHTTGDGYYIYLQGTDDALSGFVAVLVGPVCSWEGTHCFRFWYHMYGNSEMALRVYVAKDSEQVEVWNQEGNHGDMWHLGEVTVHITGNTQILLEGQWGEDARSNVALDDLSIEKGSCAGEPTATPTIPQPGTTTQTTLRPPTTPSGTTSGPLPSTPSTPLPNITTQTTTRPPTSPPGTSSGTALGLLNQNVGFFGKGGQAACNKTPLLTLPISSSVSS; this is encoded by the exons ATGACTCCAACCACACCAGGCACCACCATCACCACACCTTCAGAAGAGACACCCACGTCAACACCCATGCCAGGCACAG AGACCTGTGTGGTGGAAGGAGACCCTCACTACCACACATTCGACAAGCAGCTACACAACTTCATGGGCACCTGCACCTACACCCTCTCCAAGCTGTGTGAGAGCAACAGCTCCCTGCCCTACTTCAATGTGGAAGCAGCCAACGAGCACAGGAGAGGCAACACTCGTGTGTCCTACGTCCGATACGTGGATGTCGATGTGGCTGACCAGCGGATAAGGCTGGGGCAGGGTGGAGTGGTGACG gtgAATGGAGTGGCAGAGATCCTGCCTTGCAGCCCATCCGCAGGTGTGCAGGTCTTGTCCAGTGGATTCTACACTATGGTCATGACAGACTTTGGCTTGAGAGTGAAGTTTGATGGGGTCCATCGGGTGGAGGTGACACTTCCAAGTACCTTTGGGCAGAAGGTTTGTGGCATGTGTGGGAACTACAACGGGATGGCAGCAGATGACTTCCTGAACCCGGAAGGGATGCTGGAGCCAGACTCTACCAGCCTGGGCAACAGCTGGGAGGTGTCCAAAAACAGCAG CTGCTCAGCCGGACCGCTCCCCACCCCAGCCTGCAATGACACGGACGAGCAGGTGGTCGCCAGCAACCGCTTCTGTGGGCTCCTCATTGACACCAGTGGCCCCTTTCAGATCTGCCACgctgtgctgagccccagcagTTACTTTGAGACCTGCTCGTATGACCTGTGTGAGCTGGGGCTGGACCAGGAGACCCTGTGCAAGAGCTTACAGTCCTATGCGGATGCCTGTCAGGCACTTGGGGTCCAGATACCCGTGTGGAGGAACACAACCTTCTGCC CGATCACCTGTCCGGCCAACAGTCACTAtgagccctgtgctgctgcctgccctgccaccTGTTTTGACCCAATGGCTCCAGTCACCTGCAGCCTGCCGTGCGtggagggctgtgtgtgtgacagcGGGTACCTGCTCTACCACGACCAATGTGTGCCCAGCCAGCAGTGTGGGTGTTGGCACAACGGGCAGCACTACCCCGTGGGCTCTGAGTTCTGGACGGACAACAGCTGCTCCTCCAAGTGCACGTGTCCCGCACGGGGAAGCAAAGTCCAGTGTTTCGAAGCCTCATGCCCTGCGGGCCAGTACTGCGGGGTGCAGGGTGGGAAACCCGTGTGCCTCGAACACTCCTACGGCATCTGTCACGTCCACGGGGACCCTCACTACAACACCTTTGACAAGGTGACGCACAACTTCATGGGCAACTGCACCTACACCCTGGCCAAAGTGTGCTCCAACACCACCTCCCTGCCCTACTTCAATGTGGAGGCCAAGAACGAGCATCGTGGCAACAGCAGGGTGTCCTATGTGCGCGAAGTGCTGGTTGAGGTGTACGGACAGCGCATTGCCATCCTCAAGCAGGAGAAGAGCCAAGTGCTG GTGAACGGCGTGCGCCAGACCCTGCCGGTGAGGGCAGCGGGAGGTGCGATCACAGTGAGCAAGAGCGGCCGCTACGTCGTCCTGGAGACAGACTTCAGCCTCACAGTGTCCTATGACACTGACCACTCGGTGGAGGTGAAGGTGCCCACCACCTACTTCAACCTGACCTGTGGCATGTGCGGGAACTTCAACAACAGGAGAGACGACGAATACATGATGCCCAACGGGCAGCAAGCCGCAGACTCCAATGCGCTGGGGGAGAGCTGGCAGGTCCCAGACAGTGACCCCTCTTGCGGTGTCCCCGTCCCCTCCCCACTCTGcagtgcagaggaggaggagctctACAAGTCGGACCACTTCTGTGGCATACTGACCAGCAGGCCCAGCTCTTTTGAGACGTGCCACAGTGTGATCAACCCCCAGAGCTACTTTGACACCTGCCTCTACGACCTTTGTGCCCTGAATGGTGGCCAGGAGtttctgtgtgctgctctggaggCCTACGCTGACGCGTGCCAGGCAGCCGGCGTGACTCTTCTGCCCTGGAGGAATGCTACCTTCTGCC CCCTGAAGTGTCCTTCCAACAGCTCCTATGACCCTTGCATGACCGGCTGTCCTGCCACCTGTGTTGACCGACAAGCCCCACAGaactgctccaagccctgcgTGGAGGGCTGTGCGTGTACCTCTGGCTTCCTCCTCAGCGGAGACACCTGTGTGCCCGAGGCCCAGTGTGGCTGCCTCTTTGAGGACAACTACTACAGC gaaggCGAGTACTCCGTGAACGAGAATTGCACTCGCCGGTGCCGGTGTGAAGCCAACGGCCAGATGGTTTGCTCTGCCTTGTCCTGTGGCGAGGAGGAGGTCTGCAAGATCCAGAACGGCCAGAGGGACTGTTACCCAGCCAGCACTGCGCTCTGCCACATCTACGGTGACCCGCATTACAGCACCTTTGATGGGAAGCTTCACCACTTCCAGGGCTCCTGCAACTACACCGTTGTGACAGGCTGTGACAACTCCTCCATCGGGTTCAGTGTCACCACCCGCAACGAACATCGTggcagccagagctggacaGCTCTGAACTCTGTGGCACTGTCCCTGGAAGGCCTCCACGTTGCACTGCGCGAGCGCAAGGCCGTCTAC GTCAACGGTGCTCTGGTCTCCCTGCCTGCTTCTCCTGCCCCCGGtgtgaccatttccctgagCGGCTCCTACGTGCATGTTTCCACCAAGCTGGGCCTGCAGCTGCAGTTCAACGGGGACCACGAGCTCCTCGTGAAGGTGTCTGAGAAGCACAAGGGCAAGCTCTGTGGGCTGTGTGGGACGTACACTGGGAGCCAGCAGGACGACTTCATGCGCCCCGATGGAGTTGTCGTGCCTGACTTCAATGACTTTGGAGCCAGCTGGATGGTGCCGGATGATGAGTGGCT GTGTGACCCAGCCATCGGCCCACCTGTGTCCTGCTCCCCTGCCGAGGAGGAGGCAGCTAACGAGCAGTGTTCAATCCTCACGCATCTGGGTGGCCCGTTCCAGCCATGCCATGCAGTTCTGTCACCCCAGACCTACTTTGAGAGCTGTGTCTATGACCAGTGTGCCACGGGCAACAGCACGGAGCAGCTCTGCAATGACCTGGGGGCCTATGCCACAGGCTGTGTGGAGGCAGGTGTTGCCCTGGGAGACTGGAGTGCTGGCACTGTCTGTG CTCCTACACCCTCGCCCCCCTTGCCAGACACTACAACACTGCCTCCACATACAACAACCTCACCGGCACCTGGGACAAGCACAG CTCCCCCGACAGACTGCAATTTCACCTGCACATTCGACAAGGACTTCTGTGGCTGGGTCCAGGCAGACTACAGCAGCATTGACTGGATAAGGAACAAAGGTCCAACGCCCACACCAAATACCGGCCCCTCCTCTGACCACACAACTGGAG ACGGCTACTACATCTACCTGCAAGGGACTGATGATGCTCTCTCCGGGTTTGTGGCTGTCCTGGTCGGTCCGGtgtgcagctgggaaggaaCGCACTGCTTCCGCTTCTGGTACCACATGTACGGAAACTCTGAAATGGCCCTGCGGGTGTACGTGGCAAAGGACTCTGAGCAAGTGGAGGTGTGGAATCAAGAAGGGAACCATGGGGACATGTGGCATTTGGGAGAGGTGACGGTGCACATCACAGGAAATACGCAG ATTTTGCTGGAGGGACAGTGGGGCGAAGACGCCCGGAGCAACGTAGCATTGGATGATCTGTCCATTGAAAAGGGATCCTGTGCAG GTGAACCAACAGCAACACCCACGATCCCACAGCCAGGCACTACAACGCAGACAACATTAAGACCACCAACAACACCATCGGGGACGACCTCAG GTCCACTTCCTTCTACACCCTCAACCCCACTGCCTAACATCACGACTCAGACAACAACAAGACCACCCACAACACCACCGGGGACGACCTCAG CTCCTACACCCTCGCCCCCCTTGCCAGACACTACAACACTGCCTCCACATACAACAACCTCACCGGCACCTGGGACAAGCACAG CTCCCCCGACAGACTGCAATTTCACCTGCACATTCGACAAGGACTTCTGTGGCTGGGTCCAGGCAGACTACAGCAGCATTGACTGGATAAGGAACAAAGGTCCAACGCCCACACCAAATACCGGCCCCTCCTCTGACCACACAACTGGAG ACGGCTACTACATCTACCTGCAAGGGACTGATGATGCTCTCTCCGGGTTTGTGGCTGTCCTGGTCGGTCCGGtgtgcagctgggaaggaaCGCACTGCTTCCGCTTCTGGTACCACATGTACGGAAACTCTGAAATGGCCCTGCGGGTGTACGTGGCAAAGGACTCTGAGCAAGTGGAGGTGTGGAATCAAGAAGGGAACCATGGGGACATGTGGCATTTGGGAGAGGTGACGGTGCACATCACAGGAAATACGCAG ATTTTGCTGGAGGGACAGTGGGGCGAAGACGCCCGGAGCAACGTAGCATTGGATGATCTGTCCATTGAAAAGGGATCCTGTGCAG